A stretch of the Zeugodacus cucurbitae isolate PBARC_wt_2022May chromosome 6, idZeuCucr1.2, whole genome shotgun sequence genome encodes the following:
- the LOC105217493 gene encoding zinc finger protein Helios isoform X3 — MAETISAAAGMELTLKDSGIIDMTPGSLLQHNALVKHTHALRSLKECSPDEQPVALDSTARANSTSPTNYSTSTTTPNPPAMATFRCERCEHFETTSRASLLLHVVQCLSNHARLKTEEPELENLSVVGSVVPHAEQNAGNSTDVTKLVPDTATPNHVPTNMSVVATNGNASSPTASSSSSSSSRKVFECDVCNMKFSNGANMRRHKMRHTGVKPYECRVCQKRFFRKDHLAEHFTTHTKTLPYHCPICNRGFQRQIAMRAHFQNEHVGQHDLVKTCPLCSYRAGSMKSLRIHFFNRHGIDLDNPGPGGSSSLLLALESQASQVAAAAAAASFVPGLNAVAAAAAAANQNANSSMTSTHQSDSGESMRSLENATPPMHFLTPHVEISTLSDNGTDLFNGNGNTATGVEPMETKSSGRGEREAIVGNKSPAPPPLQEHPMDCNTKSLPSSTSHVGVQLNACPSPKIHHHENHITPSISLIPIKQASEPVGEDLSTDANKSGTKISPITQCEQMNGGDSSESEFSSPNGRLTSLIKVSPLKSLLREDLKRRICAKANNRITRNAAVLDNNNVVQTGGVAGTTSNNSSCNSTPICNGTITSTGQETEPNILNRKQILTCLFCGIEFPDETLYFLHKGCHCESNPWKCNICGEQCNNVYEFNSHLLSKSHQ, encoded by the exons ATGGCGGAAACTATAAGTGCAGCCGCCGGTATGGAGTTGACATTAAAGGATAGCGGGATAATTGATATGACGCCAGGGAGTTTGTTGCAACACAATGCTTTGGTCAAGCATACACATGCACTACGTAGCTTGAAGGAATGCAGCCCGGATGAGCAGCCAGTTGCCTTGGATAGTACGGCACGCGCAAATAGTACCTCGCCAACGAATTACTCCACATCCACAACTACGCCGAATCCGCCCGCTATGGCGACGTTTCGCTGCGAACGTTGCGAGCATTTCGAGACCACGTCTAGAGCATCGCTACTATTACATGTCGTCCAGTGTTTGTCTAATCATGCGCGCCTCAAAACCGAAGAGCCGGAATTGGAGAATCTAAGTGTTGTTGGTTCCGTGGTGCCTCATGCAGAGCAAAATGCTGGCAACAGCACCGATGTCACAAAATTGGTACCGGATACGGCAACACCAAATCATGTACCTACAAATATGTCCGTGGTCGCAACCAATGGCAATGCCAGCAGTCCAACTGCATCGTCGTCTTCGTCATCCTCATCCCGAAAAGTTTTCGAATGTGATGTCTGcaatatgaaattttcaaatggcGCCAATATGAGACGGCACAAGATGCGCCACACCGGTGTCAAGCCTTACGAATGTCGTGTTTGTCAAAAGAG ATTTTTCCGCAAAGATCATTTGGCGGAACACTTTACAACGCACACAAAAACTCTTCCATACCACTGTCCCATATGTAACCGCGGCTTCCAGCGCCAAATCGCTATGCGCGCTCATTTCCAAAACGAACATGTCGGCCAACACGACCTCGTTAAAACATGTCCATTGTGCAGCTATAGAGCAGGTTCTATGAAATCGCTAAGGATTCACTTTTTCAACAG ACATGGCATAGATCTTGATAATCCCGGACCGGGTGGCTCCTCATCACTACTGCTCGCCTTGGAGTCTCAGGCATCACAGGTAGCAGCTGCTGCAGCCGCTGCCAGTTTCGTGCCGGGTCTGAATgctgtggctgctgctgctgctgcggcaaaCCAGAATGCCAACTCGAGCATGACGTCGACCCATCAGAGCGATAGCGGCGAATCGATGCGTTCACTGGAGAATGCCACACCGCCCATGCACTTTTTGACACCGCATGTGGAAATTTCAACGCTGTCCGACAATGGAACCGATTTGTTCAAT GGGAACGGCAATACCGCAACCGGAGTGGAGCCGATGGAGACGAAGAGCAGCGGTCGAGGCGAGCGCGAGGCAATCGTTGGAAATAAGTCGCCGGCGCCACCACCACTTCAAGAACATCCGATGGATTGTAATACCAAATCGTTGCCTTCAAGCACCAGTCATGTCGGTGTGCAGTTGAATGCTTGCCCATCACCAAAAATCCATCATCACGAGAACCACATCACACCATCCATCAGTTTGATACCAATCAAGCAGGCGAGT GAACCAGTAGGGGAGGATTTATCAACGGATGCTAATAAGAGCGGCACAAAAATCAGCCCAATCACACAATGCGAACAAATGAACGGCGGTGACAGCAGTGAATCGGAATTCTCGTCTCCGAACGGTCGATTAACTTCGCTGATTAAG GTATCCCCGCTGAAGTCCTTGTTAAGGGAGGATCTCAAACGACGCATTTGCGCCAAGGCCAATAATCGCATCACCCGCAACGCGGCCGTATTGGATAACAACAATGTCGTGCAAACTGGCGGCGTCGCTGGCACCACAAGCAACAACTCCTCCTGCAACTCTACACCCATTTGCAACGGTACGATCACCTCAACCGGCCAAGAGACCGAACCGAATATACTAAACCGCAAGCAAATACTAACATGCCTGTTCTGTGGCATCGAGTTTCCGGACGAAACGCTCTACTTCCTGCACAAGGGTTGCCATTGCGAGAGCAATCCGTGGAAGTGCAACATCTGTGGCGAACAGTGCAACAACGTCTACGAATTCAATTCGCATTTGTTGAGCAAGAGCCACCAATAG
- the LOC105217493 gene encoding ikaros family zinc finger protein isoform X1, whose protein sequence is MAETISAAAGMELTLKDSGIIDMTPGSLLQHNALVKHTHALRSLKECSPDEQPVALDSTARANSTSPTNYSTSTTTPNPPAMATFRCERCEHFETTSRASLLLHVVQCLSNHARLKTEEPELENLSVVGSVVPHAEQNAGNSTDVTKLVPDTATPNHVPTNMSVVATNGNASSPTASSSSSSSSRKVFECDVCNMKFSNGANMRRHKMRHTGVKPYECRVCQKRFFRKDHLAEHFTTHTKTLPYHCPICNRGFQRQIAMRAHFQNEHVGQHDLVKTCPLCSYRAGSMKSLRIHFFNRHGIDLDNPGPGGSSSLLLALESQASQVAAAAAAASFVPGLNAVAAAAAAANQNANSSMTSTHQSDSGESMRSLENATPPMHFLTPHVEISTLSDNGTDLFNVTWNALLNCKLGKSTDAAFLCAFDLQGNGNTATGVEPMETKSSGRGEREAIVGNKSPAPPPLQEHPMDCNTKSLPSSTSHVGVQLNACPSPKIHHHENHITPSISLIPIKQASEPVGEDLSTDANKSGTKISPITQCEQMNGGDSSESEFSSPNGRLTSLIKVSPLKSLLREDLKRRICAKANNRITRNAAVLDNNNVVQTGGVAGTTSNNSSCNSTPICNGTITSTGQETEPNILNRKQILTCLFCGIEFPDETLYFLHKGCHCESNPWKCNICGEQCNNVYEFNSHLLSKSHQ, encoded by the exons ATGGCGGAAACTATAAGTGCAGCCGCCGGTATGGAGTTGACATTAAAGGATAGCGGGATAATTGATATGACGCCAGGGAGTTTGTTGCAACACAATGCTTTGGTCAAGCATACACATGCACTACGTAGCTTGAAGGAATGCAGCCCGGATGAGCAGCCAGTTGCCTTGGATAGTACGGCACGCGCAAATAGTACCTCGCCAACGAATTACTCCACATCCACAACTACGCCGAATCCGCCCGCTATGGCGACGTTTCGCTGCGAACGTTGCGAGCATTTCGAGACCACGTCTAGAGCATCGCTACTATTACATGTCGTCCAGTGTTTGTCTAATCATGCGCGCCTCAAAACCGAAGAGCCGGAATTGGAGAATCTAAGTGTTGTTGGTTCCGTGGTGCCTCATGCAGAGCAAAATGCTGGCAACAGCACCGATGTCACAAAATTGGTACCGGATACGGCAACACCAAATCATGTACCTACAAATATGTCCGTGGTCGCAACCAATGGCAATGCCAGCAGTCCAACTGCATCGTCGTCTTCGTCATCCTCATCCCGAAAAGTTTTCGAATGTGATGTCTGcaatatgaaattttcaaatggcGCCAATATGAGACGGCACAAGATGCGCCACACCGGTGTCAAGCCTTACGAATGTCGTGTTTGTCAAAAGAG ATTTTTCCGCAAAGATCATTTGGCGGAACACTTTACAACGCACACAAAAACTCTTCCATACCACTGTCCCATATGTAACCGCGGCTTCCAGCGCCAAATCGCTATGCGCGCTCATTTCCAAAACGAACATGTCGGCCAACACGACCTCGTTAAAACATGTCCATTGTGCAGCTATAGAGCAGGTTCTATGAAATCGCTAAGGATTCACTTTTTCAACAG ACATGGCATAGATCTTGATAATCCCGGACCGGGTGGCTCCTCATCACTACTGCTCGCCTTGGAGTCTCAGGCATCACAGGTAGCAGCTGCTGCAGCCGCTGCCAGTTTCGTGCCGGGTCTGAATgctgtggctgctgctgctgctgcggcaaaCCAGAATGCCAACTCGAGCATGACGTCGACCCATCAGAGCGATAGCGGCGAATCGATGCGTTCACTGGAGAATGCCACACCGCCCATGCACTTTTTGACACCGCATGTGGAAATTTCAACGCTGTCCGACAATGGAACCGATTTGTTCAATGTAACATGGAATGCGTTGCTAAATTGCAAATTGGGGAAATCCACTGATGCGGCGTTTTTATGTGCATTTGATTTGCAGGGGAACGGCAATACCGCAACCGGAGTGGAGCCGATGGAGACGAAGAGCAGCGGTCGAGGCGAGCGCGAGGCAATCGTTGGAAATAAGTCGCCGGCGCCACCACCACTTCAAGAACATCCGATGGATTGTAATACCAAATCGTTGCCTTCAAGCACCAGTCATGTCGGTGTGCAGTTGAATGCTTGCCCATCACCAAAAATCCATCATCACGAGAACCACATCACACCATCCATCAGTTTGATACCAATCAAGCAGGCGAGT GAACCAGTAGGGGAGGATTTATCAACGGATGCTAATAAGAGCGGCACAAAAATCAGCCCAATCACACAATGCGAACAAATGAACGGCGGTGACAGCAGTGAATCGGAATTCTCGTCTCCGAACGGTCGATTAACTTCGCTGATTAAG GTATCCCCGCTGAAGTCCTTGTTAAGGGAGGATCTCAAACGACGCATTTGCGCCAAGGCCAATAATCGCATCACCCGCAACGCGGCCGTATTGGATAACAACAATGTCGTGCAAACTGGCGGCGTCGCTGGCACCACAAGCAACAACTCCTCCTGCAACTCTACACCCATTTGCAACGGTACGATCACCTCAACCGGCCAAGAGACCGAACCGAATATACTAAACCGCAAGCAAATACTAACATGCCTGTTCTGTGGCATCGAGTTTCCGGACGAAACGCTCTACTTCCTGCACAAGGGTTGCCATTGCGAGAGCAATCCGTGGAAGTGCAACATCTGTGGCGAACAGTGCAACAACGTCTACGAATTCAATTCGCATTTGTTGAGCAAGAGCCACCAATAG
- the LOC105217493 gene encoding ikaros family zinc finger protein isoform X2, with protein MAETISAAAGMELTLKDSGIIDMTPGSLLQHNALVKHTHALRSLKECSPDEQPVALDSTARANSTSPTNYSTSTTTPNPPAMATFRCERCEHFETTSRASLLLHVVQCLSNHARLKTEEPELENLSVVGSVVPHAEQNAGNSTDVTKLVPDTATPNHVPTNMSVVATNGNASSPTASSSSSSSSRKVFECDVCNMKFSNGANMRRHKMRHTGVKPYECRVCQKRFFRKDHLAEHFTTHTKTLPYHCPICNRGFQRQIAMRAHFQNEHVGQHDLVKTCPLCSYRAGSMKSLRIHFFNRHGIDLDNPGPGGSSSLLLALESQASQVAAAAAAASFVPGLNAVAAAAAAANQNANSSMTSTHQSDSGESMRSLENATPPMHFLTPHVEISTLSDNGTDLFNVTWNALLNCKLGKSTDAAFLCAFDLQGNGNTATGVEPMETKSSGRGEREAIVGNKSPAPPPLQEHPMDCNTKSLPSSTSHVGVQLNACPSPKIHHHENHITPSISLIPIKQEPVGEDLSTDANKSGTKISPITQCEQMNGGDSSESEFSSPNGRLTSLIKVSPLKSLLREDLKRRICAKANNRITRNAAVLDNNNVVQTGGVAGTTSNNSSCNSTPICNGTITSTGQETEPNILNRKQILTCLFCGIEFPDETLYFLHKGCHCESNPWKCNICGEQCNNVYEFNSHLLSKSHQ; from the exons ATGGCGGAAACTATAAGTGCAGCCGCCGGTATGGAGTTGACATTAAAGGATAGCGGGATAATTGATATGACGCCAGGGAGTTTGTTGCAACACAATGCTTTGGTCAAGCATACACATGCACTACGTAGCTTGAAGGAATGCAGCCCGGATGAGCAGCCAGTTGCCTTGGATAGTACGGCACGCGCAAATAGTACCTCGCCAACGAATTACTCCACATCCACAACTACGCCGAATCCGCCCGCTATGGCGACGTTTCGCTGCGAACGTTGCGAGCATTTCGAGACCACGTCTAGAGCATCGCTACTATTACATGTCGTCCAGTGTTTGTCTAATCATGCGCGCCTCAAAACCGAAGAGCCGGAATTGGAGAATCTAAGTGTTGTTGGTTCCGTGGTGCCTCATGCAGAGCAAAATGCTGGCAACAGCACCGATGTCACAAAATTGGTACCGGATACGGCAACACCAAATCATGTACCTACAAATATGTCCGTGGTCGCAACCAATGGCAATGCCAGCAGTCCAACTGCATCGTCGTCTTCGTCATCCTCATCCCGAAAAGTTTTCGAATGTGATGTCTGcaatatgaaattttcaaatggcGCCAATATGAGACGGCACAAGATGCGCCACACCGGTGTCAAGCCTTACGAATGTCGTGTTTGTCAAAAGAG ATTTTTCCGCAAAGATCATTTGGCGGAACACTTTACAACGCACACAAAAACTCTTCCATACCACTGTCCCATATGTAACCGCGGCTTCCAGCGCCAAATCGCTATGCGCGCTCATTTCCAAAACGAACATGTCGGCCAACACGACCTCGTTAAAACATGTCCATTGTGCAGCTATAGAGCAGGTTCTATGAAATCGCTAAGGATTCACTTTTTCAACAG ACATGGCATAGATCTTGATAATCCCGGACCGGGTGGCTCCTCATCACTACTGCTCGCCTTGGAGTCTCAGGCATCACAGGTAGCAGCTGCTGCAGCCGCTGCCAGTTTCGTGCCGGGTCTGAATgctgtggctgctgctgctgctgcggcaaaCCAGAATGCCAACTCGAGCATGACGTCGACCCATCAGAGCGATAGCGGCGAATCGATGCGTTCACTGGAGAATGCCACACCGCCCATGCACTTTTTGACACCGCATGTGGAAATTTCAACGCTGTCCGACAATGGAACCGATTTGTTCAATGTAACATGGAATGCGTTGCTAAATTGCAAATTGGGGAAATCCACTGATGCGGCGTTTTTATGTGCATTTGATTTGCAGGGGAACGGCAATACCGCAACCGGAGTGGAGCCGATGGAGACGAAGAGCAGCGGTCGAGGCGAGCGCGAGGCAATCGTTGGAAATAAGTCGCCGGCGCCACCACCACTTCAAGAACATCCGATGGATTGTAATACCAAATCGTTGCCTTCAAGCACCAGTCATGTCGGTGTGCAGTTGAATGCTTGCCCATCACCAAAAATCCATCATCACGAGAACCACATCACACCATCCATCAGTTTGATACCAATCAAGCAG GAACCAGTAGGGGAGGATTTATCAACGGATGCTAATAAGAGCGGCACAAAAATCAGCCCAATCACACAATGCGAACAAATGAACGGCGGTGACAGCAGTGAATCGGAATTCTCGTCTCCGAACGGTCGATTAACTTCGCTGATTAAG GTATCCCCGCTGAAGTCCTTGTTAAGGGAGGATCTCAAACGACGCATTTGCGCCAAGGCCAATAATCGCATCACCCGCAACGCGGCCGTATTGGATAACAACAATGTCGTGCAAACTGGCGGCGTCGCTGGCACCACAAGCAACAACTCCTCCTGCAACTCTACACCCATTTGCAACGGTACGATCACCTCAACCGGCCAAGAGACCGAACCGAATATACTAAACCGCAAGCAAATACTAACATGCCTGTTCTGTGGCATCGAGTTTCCGGACGAAACGCTCTACTTCCTGCACAAGGGTTGCCATTGCGAGAGCAATCCGTGGAAGTGCAACATCTGTGGCGAACAGTGCAACAACGTCTACGAATTCAATTCGCATTTGTTGAGCAAGAGCCACCAATAG